The following are encoded together in the Ezakiella massiliensis genome:
- the rplK gene encoding 50S ribosomal protein L11, whose protein sequence is MAKKVLALVKLQIPAGKATPAPPVGTALGPHGVNIVQFTKEFNAKTADQAGLIIPVVLTVYQDRSFTFITKTPPAAVLIKKALKLESASGEPNKKKVGKLTKAQLKEIAEIKMPDLNAASIESAMRLVAGTARSMGVEVEQ, encoded by the coding sequence ATGGCTAAGAAAGTTTTAGCATTAGTTAAATTGCAAATCCCAGCAGGTAAGGCAACTCCTGCACCACCAGTAGGTACAGCTCTTGGACCTCACGGTGTTAACATTGTGCAATTTACAAAAGAATTTAACGCAAAGACAGCTGACCAAGCAGGTTTAATTATCCCTGTTGTGCTCACTGTTTACCAAGACAGATCATTCACATTTATTACAAAGACCCCACCAGCAGCAGTTCTAATTAAGAAGGCTCTTAAACTTGAATCTGCATCAGGTGAACCAAACAAGAAAAAAGTTGGTAAGCTAACAAAGGCTCAATTAAAAGAAATCGCTGAAATCAAGATGCCAGACTTAAATGCTGCATCAATCGAATCAGCTATGAGACTTGTTGCAGGTACTGCAAGAAGCATGGGCGTAGAAGTAGAACAATAG
- a CDS encoding UvrB/UvrC motif-containing protein — protein sequence MNNFFSFNNFEYDDFKKLPLEELKEMFNIGDDSNIDVKVIFNNQIMNLIKELENSMEEKDINEITCPNCGTKLSELKITQMAGCEVCYSCFKNEIENLLKSKNLMPTTRENSKKSYMDDLRKELDIAIRTEDYERAQEIKAQMENVK from the coding sequence ATGAATAATTTTTTTTCTTTTAATAATTTTGAATACGATGATTTTAAAAAGCTTCCTCTTGAAGAGTTAAAGGAAATGTTTAATATAGGTGACGATTCCAATATTGATGTCAAGGTTATTTTTAACAATCAGATTATGAACCTGATCAAGGAATTGGAAAATTCCATGGAAGAGAAGGATATTAACGAAATCACTTGTCCAAATTGTGGGACCAAGCTGAGCGAATTAAAGATTACGCAAATGGCTGGCTGTGAAGTTTGCTATTCCTGCTTTAAAAATGAAATTGAAAACTTGTTGAAGAGCAAAAATCTAATGCCAACCACCAGGGAAAATTCAAAAAAATCTTATATGGATGACTTGAGGAAGGAATTGGATATAGCGATTAGAACCGAAGACTATGAGAGGGCCCAAGAGATTAAGGCTCAAATGGAGAATGTGAAATGA
- the rplA gene encoding 50S ribosomal protein L1: MRRGKKYQEAVKQFDRFELYDANEALQNVLKGSTAKFDETIELHARLGVDGRHADQQVRGAIVLPHGTGQEVRVLVIAKGDKEKEAKEAGADFVGAEDMIEKIQNENWFDFDTLITTPDMMGLVGRLGKVLGPKGLMPNPKSGTVTMDVAKAVNEVKAGKVEYRLDKANIIHTVIGKKSFGEEKLKENLDAIMEAIVKAKPAAAKGKYLRSLTVCSTMGPGVKLATSQFENK; the protein is encoded by the coding sequence ATGAGAAGAGGAAAAAAATATCAAGAAGCTGTTAAGCAATTTGATAGATTTGAGCTTTATGATGCAAATGAAGCTCTACAAAATGTATTAAAGGGTTCAACAGCAAAATTTGACGAAACAATTGAATTACACGCAAGACTTGGTGTTGACGGCAGACACGCTGACCAACAAGTTCGTGGTGCTATCGTTCTGCCACACGGAACAGGACAAGAAGTTCGCGTACTTGTAATTGCAAAGGGCGACAAGGAAAAAGAAGCTAAAGAAGCTGGAGCAGATTTTGTTGGCGCTGAAGATATGATTGAAAAAATCCAAAATGAAAACTGGTTTGATTTCGATACACTTATCACAACACCAGATATGATGGGTCTTGTAGGTAGACTTGGTAAGGTTCTAGGACCTAAGGGTTTAATGCCAAACCCAAAGAGTGGTACAGTTACAATGGATGTTGCAAAGGCTGTTAACGAAGTTAAGGCTGGTAAAGTTGAATACAGACTTGATAAGGCAAACATCATCCACACCGTTATTGGTAAGAAGAGCTTTGGTGAAGAAAAACTTAAGGAAAACTTAGATGCAATTATGGAAGCTATCGTAAAGGCTAAACCAGCTGCTGCAAAAGGTAAGTACCTTAGATCACTCACAGTTTGCTCAACAATGGGACCTGGAGTTAAATTAGCTACAAGCCAATTTGAAAACAAATAA
- a CDS encoding CtsR family transcriptional regulator yields MARLTDIIEEFLKEMLEESGGYVEVRRNALADSFKCSPSQINYVLETRFQPQMGYYIESRRGGGGYISIEKINLTTTSDFESMLVDTIGDSVTASEVDLILDSLFDSGIITKRESALIASSLSDRSLDVRPGEKNMLRASILKNILLVLAKESEDE; encoded by the coding sequence TTGGCAAGGCTTACCGATATTATAGAAGAATTTTTAAAAGAGATGCTTGAGGAGAGCGGAGGATACGTTGAGGTCAGGAGAAATGCTCTGGCAGATTCATTTAAGTGCTCGCCATCTCAAATTAATTATGTTTTAGAGACTAGATTTCAGCCGCAAATGGGCTACTATATTGAAAGTAGACGTGGCGGAGGCGGATATATATCAATTGAAAAGATAAATTTAACGACCACAAGTGATTTTGAATCCATGCTTGTGGATACAATTGGTGATTCAGTTACGGCCAGCGAGGTGGACTTGATTTTGGATTCGCTTTTTGATTCGGGCATTATTACGAAAAGAGAATCCGCTCTTATAGCTAGCAGCTTAAGCGACAGGAGCTTGGATGTGAGACCGGGCGAGAAAAATATGCTCCGGGCTTCGATTTTAAAAAATATCTTGCTGGTGCTTGCAAAGGAGAGTGAAGATGAATAA
- a CDS encoding DNA repair protein RadA — MKRNNLYKCENCGYESAGYLGKCPECGSWGSLVEVGNSQPVHEKSTTHQATVQKLKEIESVNSDRVISNIKELDRVMGGGIVRDSVTIVTARPGAGKSTLLLQLSNALVEEGYKVLYASGEESGSQIKKRAERVIENIGEDLYIMATNSLDAVVAKAEDLDVDALIVDSIQTFVLDEYLPSRAGSPTQSLECAYKCVELAKNTEKPKMVFLVGQMNKADELQGLRSIEHLVDTVLYIEGEAGDPLRTLMATKNRYGSTGEIGFFYMEESGMKSIDNPSEYFMTTREEPVKGSSLGVIKEGTRAIVMEVESLMNKTFTPYPSRITDSIKKDSLNIMISILEDKMKLKLFDMNVVLKAVGGLKTFDPGINFAIIMSLASSYYNRPIKKDVVFIGDVSLTGEVRKTEGLQTKINEADRLGFSEIAIPKTSAKIKAKNAKIVEFKNINEAINYYLS, encoded by the coding sequence ATGAAGAGAAACAATCTGTACAAGTGTGAGAACTGCGGCTATGAGTCCGCAGGATATTTAGGCAAGTGCCCTGAGTGTGGGTCTTGGGGATCTTTGGTGGAAGTTGGCAATAGCCAGCCCGTTCACGAAAAATCTACCACCCACCAGGCCACTGTTCAAAAGCTAAAAGAAATTGAAAGTGTTAATAGTGATCGCGTGATCTCTAATATCAAGGAGTTGGACAGGGTGATGGGCGGCGGCATCGTTAGGGACTCCGTGACTATTGTTACAGCTAGACCTGGTGCCGGCAAATCCACCTTGCTTCTGCAACTTTCCAATGCTTTGGTTGAAGAGGGATACAAGGTTTTGTACGCCAGCGGCGAAGAGTCGGGCAGTCAAATTAAAAAACGGGCCGAACGCGTTATAGAAAATATTGGTGAAGACCTTTATATAATGGCGACTAATTCTTTGGACGCTGTTGTGGCCAAGGCTGAAGATTTAGATGTGGACGCTCTAATTGTCGACTCCATCCAGACTTTTGTTTTGGACGAATATTTGCCAAGCCGTGCAGGCAGTCCAACTCAAAGTTTAGAATGCGCTTACAAGTGCGTTGAGCTTGCCAAGAATACAGAAAAACCCAAGATGGTTTTTTTGGTTGGGCAGATGAATAAGGCCGATGAACTTCAAGGTCTAAGGAGCATCGAGCACTTGGTGGATACAGTTTTATATATAGAGGGTGAGGCTGGAGATCCACTTAGGACCTTGATGGCGACCAAAAATCGTTACGGGTCAACAGGAGAAATTGGATTTTTCTACATGGAAGAATCGGGTATGAAGTCCATAGATAATCCTAGTGAATACTTTATGACCACTCGTGAAGAGCCGGTCAAAGGATCCAGCCTAGGCGTTATTAAAGAAGGGACCAGGGCCATTGTAATGGAAGTTGAAAGCCTTATGAATAAAACTTTCACTCCATATCCGTCGCGGATAACGGATTCTATCAAAAAAGATTCATTAAATATTATGATTTCGATTTTGGAAGACAAGATGAAGCTAAAACTTTTTGATATGAATGTGGTTTTAAAAGCGGTTGGTGGCTTAAAAACCTTTGATCCAGGTATAAACTTTGCCATTATAATGAGTCTGGCTTCTAGTTATTACAACAGGCCAATTAAAAAAGACGTGGTCTTTATTGGTGACGTATCTTTGACAGGCGAGGTTAGAAAGACCGAAGGCTTACAGACAAAAATTAATGAGGCGGACAGACTTGGCTTTAGCGAAATTGCAATTCCAAAAACATCTGCCAAGATCAAGGCCAAGAATGCAAAGATTGTAGAATTTAAAAATATAAATGAGGCAATAAATTATTATTTATCTTAA
- the nusG gene encoding transcription termination/antitermination protein NusG: MTELLGNNEERRKDAKWYVVHTYSGHENKVKATIEQMVASRGYKDNIFEVIVPMESYQDKNNPGKLKTRKSFPGYVLVNMINDTESWFLVRNTRGVTGFVGPSGDPVPLTDRELKSLGMTDEIPKKPVDVEIGDRVLVMTGPFKDKVVEVKEVKKEERILKVLVDMFGQANIVDIDYDQVEKI, encoded by the coding sequence ATGACTGAGTTGTTAGGCAATAACGAAGAGAGAAGAAAAGACGCTAAATGGTATGTGGTTCACACATATAGCGGTCACGAAAACAAAGTTAAGGCGACTATCGAACAAATGGTTGCAAGCAGAGGTTATAAGGATAATATTTTTGAGGTAATAGTTCCGATGGAATCTTATCAAGACAAAAACAATCCTGGCAAATTAAAGACCAGAAAGTCTTTCCCAGGCTACGTGCTTGTCAATATGATAAATGACACCGAGAGCTGGTTTTTGGTGCGCAACACTAGAGGCGTTACCGGTTTTGTTGGTCCTTCGGGTGACCCAGTTCCTTTGACTGATCGCGAGCTCAAGAGTTTAGGTATGACTGATGAAATTCCTAAAAAGCCGGTCGATGTTGAAATTGGAGACAGAGTTTTAGTTATGACTGGTCCTTTTAAGGATAAGGTAGTCGAAGTTAAAGAAGTCAAAAAAGAAGAGAGAATATTAAAAGTATTAGTAGACATGTTCGGTCAAGCAAATATTGTTGATATTGACTATGACCAAGTTGAAAAAATCTAA
- a CDS encoding ABC transporter substrate-binding protein, with amino-acid sequence MKRQSKAIIFLLIALLSLTSLFACKNDAPKTDETKPAETETKTEEKTEEKTETTEDKKDDKVEKTDGPVEGGTFIVSLGKEPSQFNPCATADNAAYQIIQNTFNKLLKINGNGEIINDLAESYEYEDEGKTLIFHLHKDVKWHDGEDFSAEDVKWTFDEIMDKKGFASSSLSSVESVEVKDKDTVVFHLSQPDSGLLGYIAWMGTYIMPKHIYEGTDWLTNDANYNPIGTGPFKFVEMVEGESITLEKNPDFFGEGPYVDKLIFKIIPDDNTAYQAWLNDEIDQTLAGVPATEIEKLKKDDRFRFVPKSWPNKSYLCFNMESGIFTDKNLREAVLYGIDREDIYKRVLKEQGTISEYFIAPEYAWAINKDVKSPERDLAKAQELIEAAGYTKDADGYYFETTIDTFPGWDDFVVVLTEQFKEMGIKLNHNSMDDPTYDEKVLERKDFDFTVLGGYVGPDISAMGIRFVTGGPMNYGNYSNPELDKEFELANIATEYEDRAVHYRRIQEILYEDLPVVYFSNKGVEYPIKNYVKGSPADEATPYTTEGEFSRVWIDPSLR; translated from the coding sequence ATGAAAAGACAATCAAAAGCAATAATATTTTTACTTATTGCCCTGCTATCTTTGACATCACTATTTGCTTGCAAAAACGATGCACCAAAGACTGATGAAACAAAACCAGCAGAAACAGAAACAAAGACAGAAGAAAAGACAGAAGAAAAGACAGAAACAACAGAAGACAAGAAAGACGACAAGGTCGAAAAGACTGATGGTCCAGTAGAAGGCGGCACATTTATTGTCAGCCTTGGCAAGGAACCAAGTCAATTCAACCCATGTGCAACAGCTGACAACGCTGCTTACCAAATTATTCAAAACACATTTAACAAACTTTTAAAGATTAATGGTAATGGGGAAATTATAAACGACCTTGCAGAATCATATGAATATGAAGATGAAGGCAAGACCTTGATCTTCCACCTACACAAGGATGTTAAGTGGCACGACGGCGAAGATTTCTCAGCAGAAGACGTAAAGTGGACTTTTGATGAAATCATGGACAAAAAAGGTTTCGCATCAAGCTCACTCTCATCTGTTGAAAGTGTAGAAGTTAAAGATAAAGACACAGTTGTTTTCCACCTAAGCCAACCAGATTCAGGTCTACTTGGATACATTGCATGGATGGGAACATACATTATGCCTAAGCACATTTACGAAGGCACAGATTGGCTAACCAATGATGCTAACTACAATCCAATTGGAACTGGTCCATTCAAATTTGTTGAAATGGTTGAAGGCGAATCAATCACTCTAGAAAAGAATCCAGATTTCTTTGGCGAAGGACCTTATGTTGACAAGCTAATCTTCAAGATTATCCCAGACGACAACACAGCTTACCAAGCTTGGTTAAATGATGAAATTGACCAAACACTTGCCGGCGTACCAGCAACAGAAATTGAAAAGCTCAAAAAAGACGACAGATTTAGATTTGTTCCAAAATCATGGCCAAACAAATCATACCTTTGCTTCAACATGGAAAGCGGAATTTTCACAGATAAGAACTTAAGAGAAGCTGTACTTTATGGTATTGACCGTGAAGACATCTACAAGAGAGTTCTAAAAGAACAAGGCACAATTTCAGAATACTTTATCGCTCCAGAATATGCTTGGGCAATTAACAAAGACGTAAAGAGCCCTGAAAGAGACCTTGCAAAAGCTCAAGAATTAATTGAAGCTGCAGGTTACACAAAAGATGCAGATGGATATTATTTTGAAACAACAATCGATACATTCCCTGGTTGGGATGATTTCGTAGTTGTTCTAACAGAACAATTCAAGGAAATGGGCATTAAATTAAACCACAACTCAATGGACGACCCAACTTATGATGAAAAAGTTCTAGAAAGAAAAGACTTTGACTTCACAGTTCTAGGCGGTTATGTGGGACCAGACATCTCAGCAATGGGAATCAGATTTGTAACAGGCGGCCCAATGAACTATGGAAACTATTCAAACCCAGAACTCGATAAGGAATTCGAACTTGCAAACATTGCAACAGAATATGAAGACAGAGCAGTTCACTACAGAAGAATCCAAGAAATTCTATACGAAGATCTTCCAGTAGTTTACTTCTCAAACAAGGGCGTTGAATACCCAATCAAAAACTATGTAAAGGGATCACCAGCTGATGAAGCTACACCATACACAACAGAAGGAGAATTCTCAAGAGTATGGATTGATCCATCACTAAGATAA
- a CDS encoding ATP-dependent Clp protease ATP-binding subunit, which translates to MFDLTNFDQDAKSIIQLAHEEAESLGAKNLGSEHIVLALLKYNSEVKQAFAQYGMTYRRFRQALYDLVGQGDYTKPEGYAQGARNILMFEAKKRAEYFALDDVSPEVLAICAISDKYDMTEMVIDTLGFDENAFIRSIVSEDDEDFSDDESIEEYTINLNDRYKAGKIDPVIGREEEIERMIQILSRRTKNNPTLIGEPGVGKTAIVYGLAERIEKGEVPYYLADKNVYMVDMTSLVAGTKYRGDFESRIKKLLERASKDKSMILFIDEIHNIVGAGGSEGSLDASNILKPYLARGDIQIIGATTFDEYKKYIEKDSALERRLQTIVVEEPSVEESIEILRGIKEDFERYHNVKITDEALVKSVTLSKRYLSERFLPDKAIDVMDEAMSKARTKVKVKDDMDILKENLLRIQDEKMKAIGDEDFIRAAKLRDEEKIIEARIGESPRPVENTKNIVDTPMIETIVSRWSKVPVSDMTSTELEKLRTFKDNLKAKVIGQDLAIDVIDKAIKRSKAGLKNPNRPIASMLFVGPTGVGKTYLAKRVSYELFGDENAMTVIDMSEYMERHSVSKLIGSPPGYVGFEEGGQLTENVRRKPYQVILFDEIEKAHPDVFNALLQILEEGRLSDSKGKEVNFKNTVIIMTSNAGTSQLEKQNSIGFMEGSSSEFESIKGKVNKALKDTFRPEFLNRIDEIVVFDRISKDNVKKIARLEIEDIKSRVSDKYKVDVTDAFVDHIAEVGYSDVFGVRPLKRALTTALEDNLSEKIIEGEVLEGDKILVDYEDGKVKIKRIKDEEKQSVQV; encoded by the coding sequence GTGTTTGATTTAACAAATTTTGATCAAGATGCCAAAAGTATAATCCAGCTTGCACATGAGGAAGCGGAGAGCCTGGGGGCAAAAAACCTGGGCAGTGAGCACATTGTGCTCGCACTTTTAAAATATAATTCAGAAGTTAAGCAGGCCTTTGCCCAATACGGGATGACCTATAGGCGTTTTAGGCAGGCCCTCTATGACTTGGTTGGTCAAGGAGACTACACAAAGCCTGAAGGCTATGCCCAAGGGGCCAGAAATATTTTAATGTTTGAAGCCAAGAAACGGGCAGAATATTTTGCCTTGGACGATGTAAGTCCAGAAGTCCTTGCCATTTGTGCCATAAGTGATAAATACGATATGACGGAGATGGTAATAGATACTCTGGGCTTTGATGAAAATGCTTTTATCAGGTCCATTGTTTCTGAAGACGATGAAGATTTTTCGGATGATGAATCAATAGAAGAGTATACGATAAATTTAAATGACAGATACAAGGCTGGCAAGATTGATCCTGTTATTGGCAGGGAAGAAGAAATTGAGCGGATGATTCAAATTCTATCTCGTAGGACCAAGAACAATCCAACTTTAATCGGTGAGCCTGGCGTTGGTAAGACGGCTATAGTTTATGGTCTGGCTGAACGCATAGAAAAGGGCGAAGTCCCTTATTATTTGGCTGACAAAAATGTCTACATGGTTGACATGACTTCTCTGGTTGCAGGGACAAAGTACAGGGGCGATTTTGAAAGCAGGATCAAGAAGCTTTTGGAACGTGCCTCCAAGGACAAGTCCATGATTTTATTTATAGATGAAATCCACAATATTGTCGGGGCTGGTGGCAGCGAAGGCTCTCTGGATGCATCAAATATTTTAAAGCCTTATTTGGCACGCGGCGACATTCAAATTATAGGTGCAACTACCTTTGATGAATACAAAAAATATATAGAAAAGGATTCAGCCCTTGAGCGCAGACTGCAAACAATTGTAGTTGAAGAGCCAAGCGTTGAGGAGTCAATAGAAATTCTTCGCGGAATTAAAGAAGATTTTGAACGCTATCACAATGTAAAAATTACAGATGAAGCCCTTGTCAAATCAGTAACCTTGTCCAAGAGATATCTTAGCGAAAGATTTTTACCTGACAAGGCCATCGACGTTATGGACGAGGCCATGAGTAAAGCCAGGACCAAGGTCAAGGTCAAGGATGATATGGATATCCTAAAGGAAAATCTCTTGAGAATCCAAGATGAAAAGATGAAGGCCATAGGCGATGAAGATTTTATTAGAGCCGCCAAGCTAAGAGACGAAGAAAAAATAATCGAAGCTCGGATTGGCGAGAGTCCAAGGCCGGTTGAAAATACAAAAAATATCGTGGACACACCTATGATTGAGACCATTGTAAGCAGGTGGTCAAAGGTTCCTGTAAGCGACATGACTTCAACTGAACTGGAAAAGCTCAGGACCTTTAAAGACAATCTAAAGGCAAAAGTCATTGGCCAAGATCTAGCAATTGATGTAATAGATAAGGCTATAAAACGGTCTAAGGCAGGACTTAAAAATCCTAACCGTCCAATCGCGTCCATGCTTTTTGTTGGTCCAACTGGAGTTGGTAAAACCTATTTGGCAAAAAGGGTTTCCTATGAACTCTTTGGCGACGAAAACGCAATGACAGTTATAGATATGAGTGAATACATGGAAAGGCACTCGGTTTCTAAACTAATTGGATCGCCTCCGGGCTATGTAGGCTTTGAAGAAGGTGGTCAGCTCACAGAAAATGTAAGGAGAAAGCCCTATCAAGTTATTTTGTTTGATGAAATTGAAAAGGCCCACCCAGATGTCTTCAATGCCCTTCTACAAATTCTAGAAGAAGGCAGGCTATCAGACAGCAAGGGCAAGGAAGTTAACTTTAAAAACACAGTTATAATTATGACTTCAAATGCCGGCACCAGCCAACTTGAAAAACAAAATTCAATCGGATTTATGGAAGGGTCCTCTTCCGAATTTGAATCCATCAAAGGTAAGGTCAATAAGGCTTTAAAAGATACCTTTAGACCAGAATTTTTAAACAGGATTGATGAGATAGTTGTCTTTGATAGAATTTCTAAGGACAATGTTAAAAAGATTGCCCGTCTGGAAATTGAAGATATCAAATCTCGTGTGAGTGATAAATACAAGGTGGATGTTACAGACGCCTTTGTCGATCATATTGCTGAGGTCGGTTACTCAGATGTCTTTGGTGTAAGGCCACTTAAACGGGCTCTTACAACTGCACTTGAAGATAATTTGAGCGAAAAGATTATTGAGGGAGAAGTTTTGGAAGGCGATAAGATCCTTGTAGATTATGAGGACGGCAAAGTTAAAATAAAAAGGATAAAGGATGAAGAGAAACAATCTGTACAAGTGTGA
- the rpmG gene encoding 50S ribosomal protein L33, whose protein sequence is MRDMITLECTECKQRNYRTSKNKTHTTDRVELKKYCKFCQKHTVHKETK, encoded by the coding sequence ATGAGAGACATGATTACTTTGGAATGCACTGAATGCAAACAAAGAAATTACAGAACTTCCAAGAACAAGACTCACACAACTGATAGAGTTGAGCTCAAGAAATACTGCAAGTTCTGTCAAAAGCACACCGTTCACAAGGAAACCAAGTAG
- a CDS encoding ABC transporter ATP-binding protein gives MNILEVRDIKKHYKTKDGILKALDGVSFDLDESEVIGIVGESGSGKSTLAKCVIGLEEPTSGQVKFLGRDQEEFLKKDKLSFRRNAQMIFQNPFDVFNPKKKLKATLMNTLKVHNILKTKEERYEFIVDSLKEIGFPNAEEYLNRYPAELSGGQLQRISILRSLFLNPRLIIADEPVSMLDASIRADILNMLMDIKKNDSTGFLYISHDIPTTQFIADKIFVMYLGKIVEYAPTDEIINNPKHPYTKALISHVGTVDPRIEINRIKIKGEIPKPINLDQGCSFKKRCYNRTDVCNCQSPELKKIAEDHYISCFNPINSSYK, from the coding sequence ATGAACATACTTGAAGTAAGAGATATAAAAAAACATTATAAGACCAAGGATGGGATTTTAAAGGCCCTTGATGGGGTGAGCTTTGACTTGGATGAGTCCGAGGTCATAGGCATTGTTGGTGAGTCAGGTTCGGGCAAGAGCACACTTGCCAAATGTGTTATTGGCTTAGAGGAGCCCACATCTGGTCAGGTAAAATTTTTGGGCAGAGATCAAGAGGAATTTTTAAAGAAGGATAAATTATCATTTAGGCGGAATGCTCAAATGATTTTTCAAAATCCCTTTGACGTTTTTAATCCCAAGAAAAAATTAAAAGCAACCCTGATGAATACCTTGAAGGTTCACAATATTTTAAAGACCAAGGAAGAGCGTTATGAATTTATAGTTGATAGCTTAAAGGAGATTGGTTTTCCAAATGCAGAAGAGTATTTAAATCGTTATCCTGCTGAGCTTTCGGGCGGACAACTTCAAAGGATATCAATCCTTAGGTCACTTTTTTTAAATCCCAGACTAATAATTGCCGACGAACCTGTCAGTATGCTGGACGCGTCCATTAGGGCAGATATTTTAAATATGCTAATGGACATAAAGAAAAATGATAGTACAGGATTTTTATATATTAGTCACGACATACCAACTACTCAGTTTATTGCAGATAAAATATTTGTAATGTACTTGGGCAAAATCGTTGAGTATGCACCAACGGATGAAATTATCAACAATCCCAAGCACCCTTACACAAAGGCTCTTATATCTCACGTGGGCACAGTAGATCCACGGATAGAAATAAATAGAATAAAAATAAAGGGAGAAATCCCAAAACCGATTAATCTTGACCAAGGCTGCAGCTTTAAAAAACGCTGCTACAATCGCACAGATGTTTGCAATTGTCAAAGCCCAGAGCTCAAGAAAATCGCTGAGGATCATTATATTAGCTGTTTTAACCCAATAAACAGTTCATATAAATAA
- the secE gene encoding preprotein translocase subunit SecE has product MANENANKKGKLSTYLRGVRLETKKVVWPTKKELFNYTVTVLVFSVLFSILVYLLDLGIGYVYSLILK; this is encoded by the coding sequence ATGGCAAACGAAAATGCAAATAAGAAGGGCAAGTTATCAACTTATTTAAGAGGCGTTCGCCTTGAAACTAAAAAAGTTGTATGGCCTACAAAAAAAGAACTCTTTAACTATACTGTTACAGTGCTTGTATTTAGCGTTTTGTTTAGTATCTTAGTTTATCTACTTGACCTTGGAATTGGTTACGTCTACAGTTTGATTTTGAAGTAG
- a CDS encoding ABC transporter ATP-binding protein → MIEIKDLNIVYKNKDKVVRAVTDANLTLRENESVGIVGESGSGKSTLAHAILQILPEGTRVDGNIFYRGVDLLKLSPREFKEYRWQKIAMVFQASMDFLSPVHKIGVQLTSILNNFGSYKKSKAKKVIVDALNMVNLPDYIYDKYPHELSGGMMQRVAIATAFLLKPELVIMDEATTALDIVTERQIMDEILELEAQTNITRLMITHDVSLVASSVKRVVVMYGGRIVEVGDVMDVFTKPFHPYTELLLNSYPDMYKDKEKLMSIPGTIVDLSKEYMGCIFKDRCPYRSEICDKETPKVEVFGSRQVACFNKRNFE, encoded by the coding sequence ATGATTGAGATTAAAGATTTAAATATTGTTTACAAAAACAAGGACAAGGTCGTTCGCGCAGTTACAGATGCTAATTTGACTTTAAGGGAAAACGAATCAGTTGGCATAGTTGGTGAATCAGGATCGGGTAAATCGACTTTGGCTCACGCTATCTTACAAATTTTACCTGAAGGTACAAGAGTTGACGGAAATATTTTTTATAGGGGAGTGGACTTATTAAAATTATCTCCCAGGGAATTTAAAGAATACCGTTGGCAAAAAATAGCCATGGTCTTTCAAGCTTCTATGGATTTTTTAAGTCCCGTGCATAAAATTGGAGTCCAACTTACATCTATTTTAAATAACTTTGGATCATATAAAAAGTCTAAGGCAAAAAAAGTAATCGTGGATGCTTTAAATATGGTAAACTTGCCAGATTATATTTATGATAAATATCCGCATGAGCTTTCGGGCGGTATGATGCAAAGGGTGGCAATTGCCACTGCATTTTTGCTTAAGCCTGAGCTGGTGATTATGGACGAGGCTACAACTGCTTTGGATATTGTAACTGAGCGGCAGATTATGGATGAGATTTTAGAATTGGAAGCTCAGACAAATATAACCCGCCTGATGATAACTCATGATGTTTCCCTGGTGGCTAGCTCTGTTAAAAGAGTTGTGGTCATGTACGGGGGCAGGATTGTGGAAGTGGGGGATGTGATGGATGTATTTACAAAACCTTTCCATCCTTACACGGAATTATTATTAAATTCTTATCCAGATATGTACAAGGACAAGGAAAAGCTAATGAGTATACCAGGAACCATTGTAGACTTATCCAAAGAATATATGGGTTGCATCTTTAAAGATAGGTGTCCATACAGGAGCGAAATTTGCGATAAGGAAACTCCAAAGGTAGAGGTATTTGGATCAAGGCAAGTAGCTTGCTTTAACAAGAGGAATTTTGAATGA